From the genome of Pseudomonas sp. TMP9, one region includes:
- the metH gene encoding methionine synthase, with amino-acid sequence MSDRNARLHALQKALSERILILDGGMGTMIQSYKLEEEDYRGTRFADWPQDVKGNNDLLILSRPDVIGAIEKAYLDAGADILETNTFNATQVSQADYGMESLVYELNVEGARLARQVADAKTLETPDRPRFVAGVLGPTSRTCSLSPDVNNPGYRNVTFDVLVENYVEATRGLIEGGADLILIETIFDTLNAKAAIFAVQQVFEDDNIELPIMISGTITDASGRTLSGQTTEAFWNSVRHAKPISVGLNCALGAKDLRPYLEELAAKAGTYISAHPNAGLPNAFGEYDETPAETAAVIEEFAASGFLNIVGGCCGTTPAHIQAIAEAVNKYPPRAIPEIPKACRLSGLEAFTIDRSSLFINVGERTNITGSARFARLIREDNYTEALEVALQQVEAGAQIIDINMDEGMLDSKAAMVTFLNLIAGEPDISRVPIMIDSSKWEVIEAGLKCIQGKGIVNSISMKEGVEQFKYHAKMCKRYGAAVVVMAFDEKGQADTAARKREICQRSYDILVNEVGFAPEDIIFDPNIFAVATGIEEHNNYAVDFIEACAFIRDHLPFALTSGGVSNVSFSFRGNNPVREAIHSVFLYYAIQNGLTMGIVNAGQLEIYDQIPKELRDAVEDVVLNRTPNGTEALLAIADNYKGDGSVKEVETEEWRTWAVVERLKHSLVKGITSHIIEDTEECRQQCARPIDVIEGPLMAGMNVVGDLFGAGKMFLPQVVKSARVMKQAVGHLIPFIELEKGDKPEAKGKILMATVKGDVHDIGKNIVGVVLGCNGYDIVDMGVMVPAEKILQTAIAEKCDIIGLSGLITPSLDEMVHVAREMQRQGITLPLMIGGATTSKAHTAVKIEPKYQNDAVVYVTDASRAVGVATQLLSKELKPGFVERTRLDYIEVRERTANRSARTERLSYAKSAANKPKLDWASYQPTVPSFTGVKVLDNIDLNVLAEYIDWTPFFISWDLAGKFPRILTDEVVGEAATALYADAREMLQKLIDEKLISARATFGFWPANQVQDDDLEVYGADGQPIAMLHHLRQQTIKPDAKPNFSLADFVAPKDSGITDYIGGFITTAGIGAEEVAKAYQDAGDDYNSIMVKALADRLAEACAEWLHKQVRTTHWGYEPQEQLSNDELIKEAYKGIRPAPGYPACPDHTEKKALFELLDPVAEFNKAGNSAVFLTEHYAMFPAASVSGWYFAHPQAQYFAVGKIDKDQVESYTARKKQDLNVSERWLAPNLGYDN; translated from the coding sequence ATGTCCGATCGTAACGCCCGTCTCCACGCCCTGCAGAAGGCTCTCTCTGAGCGCATCCTGATTCTTGATGGCGGCATGGGCACCATGATCCAGAGCTACAAGCTGGAAGAAGAAGACTACCGGGGCACCCGCTTTGCCGATTGGCCACAGGATGTGAAGGGTAACAATGACCTGCTGATCCTTAGCCGTCCGGACGTGATTGGCGCTATCGAGAAGGCTTATCTGGATGCCGGCGCGGACATTCTGGAAACCAACACCTTTAACGCCACCCAGGTGTCCCAAGCTGACTACGGCATGGAAAGCCTGGTGTATGAGCTAAACGTTGAAGGCGCGCGCCTGGCGCGTCAGGTGGCTGATGCTAAAACCCTGGAAACCCCGGATCGTCCGCGCTTCGTCGCCGGCGTCTTAGGCCCAACCAGCCGAACCTGCTCGCTGTCCCCGGATGTAAACAACCCGGGCTATCGCAACGTTACGTTTGACGTGCTGGTGGAAAACTACGTCGAGGCCACCCGTGGACTGATTGAGGGTGGTGCTGACCTGATTTTGATTGAAACCATCTTCGATACCCTGAATGCCAAGGCAGCAATCTTCGCCGTGCAGCAGGTATTCGAAGACGACAACATCGAACTGCCGATTATGATCTCCGGCACCATTACCGACGCCTCCGGCCGCACCCTGTCGGGGCAAACCACTGAAGCGTTCTGGAACTCAGTACGCCATGCTAAGCCGATTTCGGTGGGGCTGAACTGCGCCCTCGGTGCTAAGGACCTGCGTCCTTACTTGGAAGAGCTTGCTGCTAAAGCTGGAACTTATATTTCTGCACACCCCAACGCCGGCCTGCCAAACGCCTTCGGTGAGTACGATGAAACTCCGGCTGAAACAGCTGCGGTGATTGAGGAATTCGCCGCCTCAGGCTTCCTCAATATCGTTGGTGGCTGCTGCGGCACCACGCCTGCGCATATTCAGGCCATTGCTGAAGCGGTGAATAAGTACCCGCCACGGGCCATCCCGGAAATCCCCAAGGCCTGCCGCTTATCTGGCCTAGAAGCCTTCACCATCGACCGCAGTTCGCTGTTTATTAACGTTGGCGAGCGTACCAATATCACCGGCTCAGCGCGGTTCGCCCGGCTGATTCGTGAGGATAATTACACCGAAGCCCTGGAAGTTGCGTTGCAACAGGTAGAAGCCGGTGCGCAGATCATCGACATCAACATGGACGAGGGCATGCTCGACTCCAAGGCGGCGATGGTCACCTTCTTGAATCTGATTGCCGGCGAGCCCGATATCTCCCGCGTGCCGATCATGATCGACTCCTCCAAATGGGAAGTGATTGAAGCCGGCCTCAAGTGCATTCAGGGCAAGGGCATCGTTAACTCGATTTCCATGAAAGAAGGCGTCGAGCAGTTTAAGTACCACGCCAAAATGTGCAAACGCTACGGCGCGGCTGTGGTGGTGATGGCGTTTGATGAAAAAGGCCAGGCCGACACGGCTGCGCGCAAACGCGAAATTTGCCAGCGCAGCTACGACATTTTGGTCAACGAAGTCGGCTTTGCGCCGGAAGACATTATCTTCGACCCGAACATCTTTGCCGTGGCCACCGGTATCGAGGAACACAACAACTACGCAGTAGACTTTATCGAGGCCTGCGCCTTTATTCGGGATCACCTACCCTTTGCACTGACCTCGGGTGGCGTATCCAACGTCTCGTTCTCCTTCCGTGGCAATAACCCGGTGCGTGAAGCGATTCACTCGGTGTTCCTCTATTACGCCATCCAAAACGGCCTGACCATGGGCATCGTCAACGCCGGCCAGCTGGAAATTTACGACCAGATTCCCAAAGAGCTGCGTGATGCGGTCGAAGACGTGGTGCTCAACCGTACCCCGAACGGCACCGAGGCGTTATTGGCGATTGCTGATAACTACAAGGGCGATGGCAGCGTCAAGGAAGTTGAAACTGAAGAGTGGCGGACTTGGGCGGTCGTTGAGCGCCTTAAACACTCTTTGGTTAAAGGCATTACCAGTCACATCATCGAAGACACTGAAGAATGCCGTCAGCAGTGCGCACGGCCCATTGATGTGATTGAGGGCCCGCTGATGGCGGGCATGAATGTGGTCGGCGACCTGTTCGGCGCCGGCAAAATGTTCCTGCCGCAAGTGGTTAAATCCGCCCGCGTGATGAAGCAGGCGGTCGGTCACCTGATCCCCTTTATCGAGCTGGAAAAAGGCGACAAGCCGGAGGCAAAGGGCAAGATCCTTATGGCCACGGTAAAAGGCGACGTCCACGACATCGGCAAAAACATCGTTGGCGTGGTGCTCGGCTGTAATGGCTACGACATCGTCGACATGGGCGTGATGGTGCCGGCGGAGAAAATCCTGCAAACGGCGATTGCCGAGAAATGCGACATCATCGGCTTGTCCGGTCTGATCACACCATCGCTGGATGAAATGGTGCATGTTGCCCGCGAAATGCAGCGCCAGGGCATTACCCTGCCCCTGATGATCGGCGGCGCGACCACCTCCAAAGCGCACACGGCGGTGAAGATCGAACCTAAGTATCAGAACGACGCGGTGGTCTACGTCACCGACGCCTCGCGCGCAGTCGGCGTAGCCACCCAGTTGCTGTCCAAAGAGCTCAAGCCCGGCTTTGTCGAGCGCACCCGCCTGGACTACATCGAAGTACGCGAACGCACGGCCAACCGCAGTGCCCGCACCGAGCGCCTGAGCTACGCCAAATCGGCCGCCAACAAACCTAAACTCGACTGGGCCAGCTATCAGCCAACCGTCCCCAGCTTTACCGGGGTCAAGGTGCTGGACAATATCGACCTCAATGTATTGGCCGAGTACATCGACTGGACGCCGTTCTTTATCTCTTGGGACCTGGCCGGCAAATTCCCGCGCATCCTCACCGATGAAGTGGTTGGCGAAGCCGCCACGGCGCTGTATGCCGACGCCCGCGAGATGCTGCAAAAGTTGATCGACGAGAAATTGATCAGTGCCCGCGCCACATTTGGCTTTTGGCCGGCGAATCAGGTGCAGGACGATGACCTCGAAGTGTATGGCGCTGACGGTCAGCCGATTGCCATGCTGCACCACTTACGCCAGCAAACCATTAAGCCGGATGCCAAGCCGAACTTCTCCCTGGCCGACTTCGTTGCGCCAAAAGACAGCGGCATCACCGATTACATTGGCGGCTTTATTACCACTGCCGGTATTGGCGCCGAAGAAGTCGCCAAGGCCTATCAAGACGCTGGCGACGACTACAACTCAATCATGGTTAAAGCCCTGGCTGATCGCCTGGCCGAAGCCTGCGCCGAATGGCTGCACAAACAAGTGCGCACCACGCACTGGGGTTATGAGCCGCAAGAACAGCTCAGCAATGACGAGCTGATCAAAGAAGCCTACAAGGGCATCCGCCCTGCCCCCGGCTACCCAGCCTGCCCGGACCACACCGAGAAAAAAGCCCTGTTTGAACTGCTCGATCCGGTCGCCGAGTTCAACAAAGCCGGCAACAGCGCGGTATTCCTCACCGAGCATTACGCCATGTTCCCAGCAGCCTCGGTCAGCGGCTGGTACTTCGCCCACCCCCAGGCGCAGTATTTTGCCGTCGGCAAGATCGACAAAGACCAAGTGGAAAGCTACACGGCGCGCAAGAAACAAGACCTCAACGTCAGCGAACGTTGGTTAGCGCCGAATCTGGGGTATGACAACTAA
- a CDS encoding MoxR family ATPase, which produces MKFEGTQSYVATDDLKLAVNAAITLERPLLVKGEPGTGKTMLAEQLAESFGARLITWHIKSTTKAHQGLYEYDAVSRLRDSQLDSDKVHDVRNYIKKGKLWEAFEAEDRVILLIDEIDKADIEFPNDLLQELDKMEFYVYETNETIKAKVRPIIIITSNNEKELPDAFLRRCFFHYIAFPDRATLQRIVDVHYPNIKKDLVAEALDVFFDVRKVPGLKKKPSTSELVDWLKLLMSDNIGEAVLRERDPTKAIPPLAGALVKNEQDVMLLERLAFMSRRASR; this is translated from the coding sequence ATGAAGTTTGAAGGCACTCAGTCTTATGTCGCCACCGACGACCTCAAGCTTGCGGTCAATGCCGCCATTACGCTGGAGCGTCCGCTGCTGGTCAAAGGTGAGCCGGGTACCGGTAAGACCATGTTGGCCGAGCAATTGGCCGAATCCTTTGGGGCACGCCTGATCACCTGGCACATCAAGTCCACCACCAAAGCCCACCAGGGCTTGTACGAGTACGATGCGGTCAGCCGCCTGCGTGACTCGCAGCTGGATTCGGACAAAGTTCACGATGTGCGCAACTACATCAAAAAAGGCAAGCTGTGGGAGGCCTTTGAGGCCGAAGATCGGGTGATTCTGTTGATCGATGAAATCGACAAAGCCGATATTGAGTTCCCCAATGACCTGCTGCAAGAACTCGACAAAATGGAGTTCTACGTTTACGAGACCAACGAGACGATCAAAGCCAAGGTACGGCCGATCATCATCATCACCTCGAACAACGAAAAAGAACTGCCGGACGCCTTCCTGCGCCGCTGCTTCTTCCATTACATCGCCTTCCCCGACCGTGCGACCCTGCAAAGGATCGTTGACGTGCATTACCCCAACATCAAGAAAGATCTGGTCGCAGAGGCGCTGGACGTGTTCTTCGACGTGCGTAAAGTCCCGGGCCTGAAGAAAAAACCTTCCACCAGCGAGTTGGTTGACTGGCTCAAGCTGCTGATGTCCGACAACATCGGCGAAGCGGTCCTGCGCGAGCGCGACCCAACCAAAGCCATCCCGCCACTGGCCGGTGCATTGGTCAAGAACGAACAAGATGTGATGCTGCTGGAACGCTTGGCGTTTATGAGCCGCCGCGCGAGTCGTTGA
- a CDS encoding CopD family protein — translation MIYSLLKLVHLLSVIIWIGGMVFTYFFLHPALSSLDKPQRVNLMHIALGRFFRAALVAASLTLVSGLWMIGRVAKQTVQSGGSFQMPLDWTVMAVLGVLMVAIFFHIRFALYKRLDRAVAAGDWDAGGAALASIRPWVGINILLGASIVCFTLLM, via the coding sequence GTGATTTACAGCCTTCTGAAACTTGTCCATCTGCTTTCAGTGATCATCTGGATTGGCGGCATGGTGTTTACGTATTTCTTTTTGCATCCAGCTCTATCATCGCTGGATAAGCCGCAGCGGGTGAATTTAATGCACATCGCTTTGGGCCGATTCTTTCGGGCAGCTCTGGTGGCAGCCAGCCTGACACTTGTCAGCGGTCTTTGGATGATTGGGCGGGTCGCTAAGCAAACGGTGCAGTCGGGCGGGTCATTTCAGATGCCGCTGGACTGGACAGTGATGGCCGTCTTAGGGGTTTTGATGGTGGCGATCTTTTTCCATATACGGTTTGCTCTGTACAAACGCCTTGACCGTGCGGTGGCAGCCGGCGATTGGGATGCGGGCGGTGCAGCACTGGCCAGTATCCGGCCTTGGGTGGGTATCAATATCCTGCTTGGCGCCAGCATCGTGTGCTTCACGCTATTGATGTAG
- the cysK gene encoding cysteine synthase A, whose translation MSRIFADNAHAIGNTPLVRINRIGPAGVTILAKIEGRNPAYSVKCRIGASMIWDAEERGVLTPGMTIVEPTSGNTGIGLAFVAAARGYKLLLTMPASMSLERRKVLKALGAELVLTEPAKGMKGAIEKAAEIATSDTSSYFMPQQFNNPANPAIHEKTTGPEIWNDTDGAIDVLVSGVGTGGTLTGISRYIKLTQGKPILSVAVEPVTSPVISQTIAGDEVKPSPHKIQGIGAGFVPSNLDLSMVDRVELVTDDESKAVALRLMREEGILCGISCGAAMAAALRVAAEPDMQGKTIVVILPDSGERYLSSMLFADMFTDQEMQQ comes from the coding sequence ATGAGCCGCATCTTCGCTGACAACGCCCACGCCATCGGTAACACCCCGTTGGTTCGAATCAATCGCATAGGCCCAGCTGGAGTGACCATTCTGGCCAAGATCGAGGGCCGTAACCCAGCCTATTCGGTAAAGTGCCGCATCGGCGCGAGCATGATTTGGGACGCAGAAGAGCGTGGCGTTCTCACTCCAGGCATGACTATTGTTGAACCCACTTCCGGTAATACCGGTATTGGCTTGGCCTTCGTCGCCGCCGCGCGCGGTTATAAATTGCTGTTGACCATGCCTGCTTCCATGAGCTTGGAGCGGCGCAAAGTGCTCAAGGCGCTTGGCGCAGAATTGGTGCTGACTGAGCCGGCTAAAGGTATGAAAGGCGCAATTGAAAAGGCTGCAGAAATCGCCACCTCCGACACGTCCAGCTATTTCATGCCGCAGCAGTTCAACAATCCCGCCAACCCGGCGATCCATGAAAAAACCACCGGCCCAGAAATCTGGAATGACACCGACGGCGCGATTGACGTGCTGGTTTCTGGCGTCGGTACCGGCGGCACCCTCACCGGCATTTCGCGCTATATCAAACTGACCCAGGGCAAGCCGATTCTCTCGGTGGCCGTCGAGCCGGTCACCTCGCCGGTGATCAGCCAGACCATTGCCGGTGATGAAGTCAAACCCAGCCCGCATAAAATTCAGGGCATTGGCGCAGGCTTTGTACCGAGCAACCTCGACCTGAGTATGGTCGACCGGGTTGAACTGGTGACCGATGACGAATCGAAAGCGGTTGCCCTGCGCCTGATGCGTGAAGAAGGCATTCTGTGCGGTATCTCCTGTGGCGCGGCCATGGCTGCTGCATTGCGCGTGGCGGCCGAGCCGGATATGCAAGGCAAAACCATCGTGGTCATCCTGCCGGATTCCGGTGAGCGCTACCTGTCCAGCATGCTGTTTGCGGATATGTTCACCGATCAAGAAATGCAGCAGTAA
- a CDS encoding PAS domain-containing methyl-accepting chemotaxis protein yields MRNNQPITQRDRTFPDQQRLISTTDLKGQISYCNDAFVEISGFTRDELIRAPHNLVRHPDVPAAVFQHMWDTLKKGRPWMGIIKNRCKNGDHYWVNAYVTPVTENNQLIGYESVRVKPTSEQVRRAEALYQRINSGQSAIPSSDRWLPVLQDWLPFILISQVGFLIGAWLDSSWGFALAAAVSIPLGLAGLNRQQRGLKRLLRLADQTTSDPLIAQMYTDSRGAQGRLEMSTLSQEARLKTCLTRLQDTAEQLTLQAKQADTLAHSSSAGLERQRSETDQVATAINEMAATTLEVASNVARTAIATQDANRLTRAGRTIASETRQAIQRLSQSVGDTGETVTRLAQDSNEIGGVVDVIKGIADQTNLLALNAAIEAARAGEMGRGFAVVADEVRSLAQRTAESTGQIHQLIAKLQRTAEEAVTAMEVGRRQAEEGVARVQQADDALAGISEAVSNISDMANQIAAAAEEQSAVADEVNRSITTIAQLTDKTAGEAHETALLSEALTATAHGQYALVERFNR; encoded by the coding sequence ATGCGAAACAATCAGCCGATTACCCAGCGCGATCGTACTTTCCCAGACCAGCAACGGCTGATCTCCACCACCGACCTCAAAGGCCAAATCAGCTATTGCAACGATGCTTTTGTCGAGATCAGTGGTTTTACCCGTGATGAGCTGATTCGTGCACCGCATAATTTGGTGCGCCATCCAGACGTGCCCGCAGCGGTGTTCCAGCACATGTGGGATACCCTGAAAAAGGGCCGTCCGTGGATGGGCATCATCAAGAACCGTTGCAAGAACGGTGACCATTACTGGGTCAATGCCTACGTCACCCCGGTGACGGAAAATAATCAGCTGATCGGTTACGAATCTGTGCGCGTTAAGCCGACCAGCGAGCAAGTGCGCCGCGCCGAAGCGCTTTACCAACGCATCAACAGCGGCCAATCCGCCATCCCTAGCAGTGATCGTTGGCTGCCCGTGCTGCAAGATTGGCTGCCGTTTATTCTAATCAGCCAAGTGGGATTTCTCATTGGCGCTTGGCTTGACTCCAGCTGGGGCTTTGCCCTAGCCGCTGCCGTATCAATACCGCTGGGCCTGGCGGGGTTGAACAGGCAACAGCGCGGTCTGAAACGCTTGCTGCGGTTAGCTGACCAAACCACCTCTGACCCGCTGATTGCGCAGATGTACACCGACAGCCGGGGCGCCCAAGGCCGCCTGGAAATGTCCACTCTTAGCCAAGAAGCACGTCTGAAGACCTGCCTAACGCGCCTCCAAGACACTGCCGAGCAACTGACCTTGCAAGCCAAGCAAGCCGACACCCTGGCGCACAGCAGTTCCGCGGGTCTTGAGCGCCAACGCAGTGAAACCGATCAGGTTGCCACCGCCATCAATGAAATGGCTGCCACCACCTTGGAAGTCGCGAGCAACGTAGCCCGAACCGCCATTGCCACTCAGGACGCCAATCGCCTGACCCGTGCGGGGCGCACCATTGCCAGTGAAACCCGCCAAGCCATTCAGCGCCTGTCGCAATCGGTCGGCGATACCGGTGAAACGGTGACCCGTCTGGCTCAAGACAGTAACGAAATCGGCGGTGTGGTTGATGTGATCAAAGGCATCGCTGACCAAACCAACCTCCTCGCGCTGAACGCCGCTATTGAAGCCGCGCGGGCTGGCGAAATGGGCCGTGGGTTCGCGGTGGTCGCCGATGAGGTGCGCTCACTGGCGCAGCGCACTGCCGAGTCCACTGGGCAAATTCATCAACTGATTGCCAAGTTGCAACGCACCGCCGAAGAAGCAGTGACCGCCATGGAAGTTGGCCGCAGACAGGCCGAAGAAGGTGTTGCGCGCGTGCAGCAGGCCGATGATGCGTTGGCGGGTATCAGTGAAGCCGTGTCGAATATCAGCGACATGGCCAACCAAATCGCCGCCGCCGCCGAGGAGCAGAGCGCCGTGGCTGATGAGGTTAACCGCAGCATCACCACCATCGCCCAACTGACCGACAAAACTGCCGGTGAAGCACACGAAACTGCCCTGCTCAGCGAAGCCCTGACGGCAACTGCACACGGTCAGTACGCCTTAGTCGAACGGTTTAACCGTTAA
- a CDS encoding VWA domain-containing protein has product MLLNLFNEMRAAKVPVSVRELLDLVNALKHNVVFADMDEFYFLARAILVKDERHFDKFDRAFSAYFKGLENLNQHIEALIPDEWLRKEFERSLTDEERAKIESLGGLDKLIEEFKKRLDEQKERHEGGNKWIGTGGTSPFGSGGFNPEGIRVGDAGKRQGKAVKVWDQREYKNLDDQVELGTRNIKVALRRLRKFARQGAEDELDLGGTIDHTAKDGGLLNIQMRPERRNAVKLLILFDIGGSMDAHVKVCEELFSACKTEFKHMEYFYFHNCVYESVWKNNLRRTSERFSTQDLLHKYGADYKVIFVGDAAMAPYEITQAGGSVEHWNEEPGYVWIKRFMDKYKKLIWINTYPKDAWSYTASTNIMREVLNDQMYPLTLSGLEEGMRFLSK; this is encoded by the coding sequence ATGCTGCTCAACCTGTTCAATGAAATGCGCGCCGCTAAGGTTCCGGTGTCGGTGCGTGAGCTGCTGGACTTGGTCAACGCGTTAAAACACAACGTGGTGTTTGCCGACATGGACGAGTTTTACTTTCTCGCCCGCGCCATTTTGGTTAAAGACGAACGCCATTTTGATAAGTTCGACCGCGCGTTTTCGGCCTATTTCAAAGGGTTAGAAAACCTCAATCAACACATCGAAGCGCTGATCCCCGATGAGTGGTTACGCAAAGAATTTGAGCGCTCGCTGACCGATGAAGAGCGCGCCAAGATTGAATCTTTGGGCGGCCTCGACAAACTGATCGAAGAGTTCAAGAAACGCCTCGACGAACAGAAAGAACGTCACGAAGGCGGTAACAAGTGGATCGGCACCGGCGGTACCAGCCCGTTTGGTTCAGGCGGCTTCAACCCGGAAGGTATCCGGGTGGGGGATGCGGGCAAGCGCCAAGGCAAAGCGGTAAAAGTCTGGGATCAGCGCGAGTATAAAAACCTCGACGATCAGGTCGAACTGGGTACGCGCAATATCAAGGTGGCTCTGCGCCGTCTGCGCAAATTCGCCCGCCAAGGTGCCGAGGACGAGTTGGATCTGGGCGGCACCATCGACCACACCGCCAAAGACGGTGGCCTGCTCAATATCCAGATGCGTCCAGAGCGGCGCAATGCGGTCAAGCTGCTGATTTTATTCGATATTGGCGGCTCGATGGACGCCCACGTTAAGGTCTGCGAAGAGCTGTTCAGCGCCTGTAAAACCGAGTTCAAGCATATGGAGTATTTCTACTTCCATAACTGCGTGTACGAATCGGTGTGGAAGAACAACCTGCGGCGCACCTCTGAACGTTTCTCCACGCAAGACCTGCTGCACAAGTACGGTGCAGACTACAAAGTGATTTTTGTCGGCGATGCGGCTATGGCGCCCTACGAAATCACCCAAGCGGGCGGCAGTGTCGAACACTGGAACGAAGAACCAGGCTACGTGTGGATCAAACGTTTCATGGACAAGTACAAAAAACTTATCTGGATCAATACCTACCCCAAAGACGCGTGGAGCTACACCGCCTCGACCAACATCATGCGTGAGGTGTTGAACGACCAAATGTACCCGCTGACCTTAAGCGGGCTGGAAGAAGGCATGCGCTTCCTCTCCAAATAG